One part of the Palaemon carinicauda isolate YSFRI2023 chromosome 23, ASM3689809v2, whole genome shotgun sequence genome encodes these proteins:
- the LOC137616928 gene encoding uncharacterized protein, with the protein MLFTRRTKIGLHTYRFKQCPHCNFSSMSQATKYLTQDFVTEFIELYRLHPCLWKVKSENYFNKSKKQAAYEELLEVCKKIDENADVDFVKAKISSFRGSFRKELRKVRTSRRSGAGEEEVYVPKLWYYDLLLFTADQEIPRDSTSNLQDEQTQQENQGNSHEPDGDEENLETVLDQTRKPSTADDRPTSLKSSVQETRKRKNGGNLQRETLMKKVEKCVEREEDDFDIFGRLVASKLRKLKGQQHMLAEKQILEILYNFSLNTSTASSSRSYSPILNENLRETYVQNDSDIPSFSGEEVNRPYYFSL; encoded by the exons ATGTTATTCACCCGTAGGACGAAGATTGGCCTCCATACATATCGTTTTAAGCAGTGTCCTCATTGCAACTTCTCAAGTATGTCGCAAGCAACCAAATATTTAACTCAAGATTTTGTTACTGAATTCATTGAACTTTATAGACTTCATCCGTGTTTATGGAAGGTAAAAagtgaaaattattttaataaatctaAAAAGCAGGCTGCCTATGAAGAGTTATTAGAGGTCTGCAAGAAAATTGATGAGAACGCAGACGTAGATTTTGTGAAAGCTAAAATTTCCTCATTCAGAGGATCTTTTCGAAAAGAGCTTAGAAAagtcaggacctcgaggaggtctgGTGCAGGAGAAGAAGAGGTATATGTGCCCAAATTATGGTACTATGATTTGTTACTTTTCACGGCAGATCAAGAAATTCCCAGGGATTCTACTTCAAACTTACAAGATGAACAAACGCAGCAGGAAAATCAAGGAAACTCTCATGAACCA GATGGTGATGAGGAAAATTTAGAAACAGTCCTGGACCAAACAAGGAAACCATCTACGGCAGATGATAGGCCTACTTCTTTAAAGTCATCTGTTCAGGAAACCCGTAAGAGAAAGAATGGTGGAAACCTTCAAAGGGAAACACTCATGAAAAAAGTTGAGAAATGTGTCGAAagggaagaggatgactttgatatTTTTGGCAGACTCGTTGCTTCAAAATTGAGAAAATTAAAGGGCCAACAACATATGTTGGCTGAAAAGCAAATCTTGGAAATATTATACAACTTCTCACTGAATACAAGTACAGCCTCGTCATCAAGATCATACTCCCCCATTCTAAATGAAAATCTACGAGAAACCTATGTACAAAATGATTCTGATATCCCTTCGTTCAGTGGTGAAGAAGTAAACCGGccctattatttttcattataa